DNA sequence from the Malus domestica chromosome 06, GDT2T_hap1 genome:
TTGCAGGTATACACCAGGGGAGTTCCCGTTGCCTTCAGAAACGTGGTCTGTTGAGTTCTATATGATGGTGTCTAGGATGCTTTCGAATGCAGGTTACAACCTCTAGAAATTAGCAGTTACTGCAAGAGTGGATATCACTGCAAACACAATCTaacttattggaagaacaaGCCTTTCTATGCTTTCGGCCTTTGCTCCGCTAGCTATGTCGATGGCGTGAGGTTTTCGAGACCAAAGGGGATGAAAGAGTACACAGGTTATGTGGAGAATATGGAGAATGATTTGGTGGAGTGCTATGAGAGTCCCCGTACGGTGCAGGACTTGGCCACGGATGTTGTTATGCCCTCTCTTACGACTTCAAGAGGTTTGGATTTGAAGTACTTCGAAGAAGCATATGGGAGCTCTCTTGTGCTTTCCCTCTGCAAGGCTTATAAACCTTATGTTGAAAGTGGGCATGTGGTTTTCTTAGATGAGCAGAGAAGGGCCATCGCTGCAGATGAATTCAACACCTTGCTAGTAAACAAGGACGAGACTGAAAGAAGTCCTGCCTACATTCGGCTTAGTGATCCAGATGGTTTCCTTTTGTCGAATGAATTGATATCGCTTGCATTTGCGGTTGTAGCTCGGTAAGCTAAGAGCAATTCCATGTACCTGCAGCATCTGGTGGTAGAGTACCAGAGTGGAACACAAGCATTCAAGTTAGGCCTGGCAATttctgacacgacccgataatccgacacaacacgacacgacacgaaattaacaagtgttcgggtcgacacgataatgaATCGGGTAACCCggtaagcacctgttaagagaacgagttggttcgggtatatacgtgggtaacacgatacacgataaacaaaatattaatttaataatttataaccctaaaaaaatactataataattatatatatatatatatatatatattaatttaacaattttatacccctaaaaactataataattatatatacatatatatatatattaaatattaaaaattggtgaccattggatcggcttaaatatacttatcattcaatttcttaagtgttatatgtacaaaataaataaatttaaatctacttaataaataaataaatatatatatatatatatataacttgatgggatacgaattctacgaaactaattttaacgatccaatcatcaaacttgtttgtatatgcttcgagtatcgcatcagcaaaaaatcgcaaaaaacaaacattcagagattaagtaatgggacaaaacttttcgatggttatcaacgaaaaatcacgatttaacggttattttaacttcgattttgatgattttttacagtacactcattgaccctatatgaatacaatgaatgaattcgatcttcaatttaaaatatttacactagtggatacaacaaaatcttatgttatacttaatgaaagtatgaatatactcttaagtgttagtgaatctattgttttgatgggatacacattctacgaaactaatttcaacgatccaaccgtcaaacttgtttgtatatactttgagatcgcatacgccaaaaattgcaaaaagcaaacattcaaagatcaagtaacgggacaaaatttttcgacagttatcaacgaaaaatcatgatttaacggttattttaactccgattttgatgattttttacagctacactccttgaccctatatgaatacaatgaatgaattcgatcttcaatttaaaatatttacactaatgttatacttaatgaaagtatgaataaactcttaggtgttaatgaatctatcgttttgatgggatacgcattctacgaaactaatttcaatgatcaaacagtcaaacttgtttgtatatgcttcaagatcgcatacgctaaaaattgcaaaaaacaaacattcagagatcaagtaacgggactaaacttttcgacggttatcaacgaaaaatcacgatttaatggttattttaacttcgattttgatgattttttacaactacactcattgaccctatacgaatacaatgaatgaactcgatcttcaatttaaaatatttacagtagtggatacaacaaaatcttatgttatacttaatgaaagtatgaatatactcttaagtgttagtgaatctattgttttgatgggatacacattctacgaaactaatttcaacgatccaaccgtcaaacttgtttgtatatactttgagatcgcatacgccaaaaattgcaaaaagcaaacattcaaagatcaagtaacgggacaaaacttttcgacagttatcaacgaaaaatcatgatttaacggttattttaactccgattttgatgattttttacagctacactctttgaccctatatgaatacaatgaatgaattcgatcttcaatttaaaatatttacactagtggataccacaaaatcttatgtcatgataatcgatgaaaattgaggattttgtcaAAGGAATGACATGCAagttttgagttccattggcaaggtttaaacttttgagaaaggcttcacaaccttgaaaataaaaactctttcattttgcatgtccttgcacatttaatattttgtaatagactagtagtgtatggatgtttgtttattagactcttattttcgagtgtagatgtagtattTAAACGACAGAtgtgttttaatattttgaagtaatatgtatgtggcaatgtgtggtaagtgcaaatttaagaaaaaaaataggccAAATCAGACAAATAGTCCCTGTGGTCTTAAGGTATTCGGAACATAGCctatgtggtaaaaaaattcggatttaaactcATGTGGTATAGTCAATTAACAAATTTAATCCAAAAGTATTAGTTCCATTAAGTGTCCGTTAAATACATGGATAGAAATGTATTTTCACAAAaccttcttcctcatcctcatgCTTTCTCTGGAATGTGTATTTTCACAAGGACCATGTCTGAGATCAACCTCATCACTGATCTCGATGCCATCCCACTCAGAGCCTTGAATCCAACAAATGCAGCCATTTCTTTTTCTGAGTCTTACCCACTTCAACTTTCCCACTCTCTTAACCATATATGAAATataatatctctctctctctctctctctctcgttgtCATCCCTCTGTTCATCTTTTCAGGATGCATTAAATTTGCATCATAGTTTGtttatctcattttttttttccagaaagaaaaaaagatgaaTACCAGAGTACGCACTAATCTTTCAGACCATGAAAGCTGCTGCTATGAAGCATGATATTAATAAAGTAAgttgcttttcttttttcatttttgggttgtaattcttcttctttctttaaagCTGAGAGGTCGTATCATTAACAAATTTCGAGGCCAGTGTGTTTATTTCTCGaggaaaaagtaaaaagaaaattttgggttctctTCTTGTTGGGTTGTAACCATTCAATGGGAATACCTGATCGTTCACTACTAAGATCAAATAGACAAATTAGGTACTCGCGGGTTTTGTCTGGCGAGTTTGATACGCCCAGTAACGATAGCAAGATGTGTTGCGATTGCAATACAAACACCACCAGTGTTGGTCCTTGGTATCCCTGCCAAAGTTGTAGCCGATGGATTTGTGGAAAGTGTATTCAGGGCTCTGAGTGGGATGGCATCGACCATCGAGATCAGTGATGAGGTTGATCTCAGACATGGTTTTGTGAAAATACACATTCCAGAGAAAGCATGAGGAAGAAGGTTTTGTGAAAATACAATTCTATCCATGTATTTAACGGATACTTAACGAAACTAATACTTTTGGATTAAA
Encoded proteins:
- the LOC139196918 gene encoding uncharacterized protein encodes the protein MTNYVQLLCREINATKAENKTNPPLETVFFGGSTPPLVPPKLVDSVLETLRLKFGLSSEAQLSMEMDPATFDAKKMNGLMELGVNRVSLGVQAFQEELLKACGRAHGVREVYEAMEIVGECGVENWNLKLISSLPYQTPEMWEERLRLAVEARLTHVSVYDLQVKQGTKFGLLYTPGEFPLPSETWLQPLEISSYCKSGYHCKHNLTYWKNKPFYAFGLCSASYVDGVRFSRPKGMKEYTGYVENMENDLVECYESPRTVQDLATDVVMPSLTTSRGLDLKYFEEAYGSSLVLSLCKAYKPYVESGHVVFLDEQRRAIAADEFNTLLVNKDETERSPAYIRLSDPDGFLLSNELISLAFAVVAR